In Yersinia enterocolitica subsp. enterocolitica, one DNA window encodes the following:
- a CDS encoding c-type cytochrome, with protein MKKLIATSLFSLFLCAADVCASENASLSEQQWIEKGEQVAIASDCQACHTKPEGGKPFTGGYGISSPMGMIYSTNITPSTVDGIGKYSEAEFARAVRDGIRADGSHLYPAMPYTSYTKLSDEDIHALYVYFMHAVPAIDEENIPTELPFPFNMRFAMLGWNMMFLDKGRFEPDSSKSGQWNRGAYLVNGPGHCDTCHTPRNLLMGEDTGNAFAGGMVGPWYAPNITSDAISGIGGWSNAQLVEYLKTGRVAGKNQAAGGMAEAVQNSLQYLPESDLQAIALYLKSTTPVRDPQDTQPADSFGKALNVEIGLRGQHPSTANNTLDSGAALFSGNCASCHQPDGSGSKNQAYPSLFNNTATGSSNPANLVSAILFGVDRKVGDEHILMPNFGPQSYVNPLNDKQIALIANYVLHSYGNPAVTVSEADVAELRAGGPVPLLARLQPYMAPAMIAAVMVLLALILVLGRKRRKTKK; from the coding sequence GTGGATCGAAAAAGGCGAACAAGTGGCTATCGCCTCTGACTGCCAGGCCTGTCATACCAAACCTGAGGGCGGAAAACCTTTCACCGGCGGTTATGGTATCAGCTCGCCGATGGGGATGATTTATTCCACCAATATCACCCCATCCACTGTTGACGGGATTGGCAAGTACAGTGAAGCAGAGTTTGCTCGTGCTGTTCGCGATGGCATTCGTGCTGATGGCAGCCATCTCTATCCGGCTATGCCTTATACCTCTTACACCAAGCTAAGTGATGAAGACATTCACGCGTTGTATGTTTACTTTATGCATGCGGTGCCAGCAATTGATGAAGAGAATATTCCCACCGAACTTCCCTTCCCGTTCAATATGCGCTTTGCCATGCTGGGCTGGAACATGATGTTCCTGGATAAAGGCCGCTTCGAACCGGATAGCAGTAAAAGTGGTCAATGGAATCGCGGTGCTTATCTGGTTAATGGGCCAGGTCACTGTGATACCTGCCATACACCACGTAACTTATTGATGGGTGAAGATACTGGCAACGCCTTTGCTGGTGGTATGGTCGGCCCGTGGTATGCACCTAATATTACGTCAGATGCCATCAGTGGTATTGGTGGCTGGAGTAATGCTCAACTGGTGGAATACCTGAAAACCGGGCGCGTTGCCGGTAAAAATCAGGCGGCTGGCGGAATGGCCGAAGCGGTACAAAATAGCCTGCAATATCTGCCGGAAAGTGATTTACAGGCGATCGCCCTTTACCTAAAAAGCACCACACCGGTACGTGATCCGCAAGATACTCAACCCGCCGACAGTTTTGGCAAGGCGTTGAATGTCGAGATCGGTCTACGCGGTCAGCATCCGTCTACGGCGAATAACACGCTAGACAGCGGCGCTGCATTGTTCAGTGGCAACTGCGCCAGTTGTCATCAGCCCGACGGTAGCGGCAGTAAAAATCAGGCTTATCCTTCCCTGTTCAATAACACCGCCACCGGCTCTTCCAACCCGGCTAATCTGGTTTCCGCCATATTATTTGGTGTGGATCGTAAGGTTGGTGATGAGCATATATTGATGCCAAATTTTGGCCCGCAATCTTATGTTAATCCGCTGAATGACAAACAGATCGCCCTGATTGCCAATTATGTCCTGCACAGTTATGGCAATCCGGCGGTCACCGTCAGTGAAGCTGATGTGGCAGAACTGCGTGCTGGCGGGCCTGTGCCACTGCTGGCAAGACTTCAGCCCTATATGGCTCCGGCCATGATTGCGGCGGTGATGGTGCTGTTAGCATTGATATTGGTTTTAGGCAGAAAGCGCCGTAAAACAAAGAAATAG